The following are from one region of the Epinephelus fuscoguttatus linkage group LG11, E.fuscoguttatus.final_Chr_v1 genome:
- the LOC125896608 gene encoding ovarian cancer G-protein coupled receptor 1-like translates to MGDLHKYNTSHNNSSDPSNFINNYNNYINDLLSSLNVVTYIIIGIGLPLTLVAIYALFSQVRNDNVAPIYVINLLISDLIQFCCMIAVMVPPEDSLPALIKGHTRFASVGFMVCIAMERYLVIVFPLWYRFRRTIKTSVLVCVVVWVLPLICTLPKLICSSANASLIAGIFLLLPLPLLMFFVGGTLRALSASISVRSDEKRRIAGMLVLVLLIYILLFLPSIIFCMAKELVDDTVSSLSLVLIRLCPLADLVLYVFMRKGTTHSLLASVRCCRMDSNEIRSPAVAVVMTCPLSASRSQRQTGTETETETETGTGTETCRQKGQILSDKVSSETPDCRYEDASS, encoded by the exons ATGGGAGATTTACACAAGTACAACACTTCACACAACAACAGCTCTGATCCCAGCAACTTCATCAACAACTACAACAATTATATTAATGACCTTTTGTCCAGCTTAAATGTGGTGACATACATAATCATTGGCATCGGCCTTCCTTTGACCCTGGTGGCCATCTATGCTCTTTTTTCTCAG GTGAGAAATGATAACGTCGCTCCCATCTACGTCATCAACCTCCTCATCTCTGACCTCATCCAGTTCTGCTGCATGATTGCTGTCATGGTGCCACCTGAGGACAGTCTCCCGGCGCTGATCAAAGGCCATACTCGGTTCGCCAGTGTTGGCTTCATGGTGTGTATCGCCATGGAAAG gtatttggtcatcgTCTTCCCACTGTGGTACCGCTTCAGACGAACCATCAAGACCTCTGTGCTGGTCTGCGTCGTGGTCTGGGTCCTTCCTCTCATCTGTACCCTCCCTAAATTAATCTGCAGTTCTGCTAATGCCAGCTTAATCGCAGGCATCTTTTTACTTCTTCCCCTCCCACTGCTCATGTTCTTCGTGGGTGGGACCCTCAGAGCTCTGTCTGCCTCCATCTCGGTCCGCTCTGATGAAAAACGACGAATTGCAGGAATGTTGGTCCTGGTGCTGCTGATTTACATCCTGCTGTTCCTGCCCTCCATCATTTTCTGCATGGCAAAAGAACTGGTTGATGACACTGTTTCATCACTGTCTCTTGTGTTAATCAGGTTGTGTCCTCTTGCAGATTTAGTTCTGTATGTTTTCATGAGGAAAGGGACCACACACAGTCTCCTGGCCTCTGTGCGGTGTTGCAGAATGGACAGCAATGAAATCAGAAGTCCAGCAGTAGCAGTGGTGATGACGTGTCCACTGTCAGCTTCACGTagccagagacagacagggacagagacagagacagagacagagacagggacagggacagagacatgCAGGCAGAAAGGACAGATTCTGTCTGATAAGGTTTCCAGTGAGACACCTGACTGTAGATACGAGGACGCCTCGTCCTGA